The following are encoded together in the Acaryochloris thomasi RCC1774 genome:
- a CDS encoding VOC family protein, with product MSDSQPWVDDGKSRPPVWVGHIALGTRNFDASESFMRQIGMRSIVKRENIAVLEMRGGTHLVLRANPEAVPNIAPFDLMVEDLEAAHQALTQMGLQPSPIQPGKIHQSFTVREPSGHQIKFNSSHVVGLV from the coding sequence ATGTCAGATTCGCAACCTTGGGTGGATGATGGTAAGTCTCGTCCCCCAGTCTGGGTGGGTCATATTGCTCTAGGAACTCGCAATTTTGACGCCTCAGAATCATTCATGCGTCAAATCGGGATGCGGTCCATTGTGAAGCGTGAGAATATTGCTGTTCTAGAAATGCGTGGCGGAACGCATCTGGTCCTCAGAGCAAATCCAGAGGCAGTGCCCAACATAGCTCCCTTCGATCTAATGGTGGAAGATTTAGAGGCAGCTCACCAAGCGTTAACCCAAATGGGGCTGCAGCCCTCACCTATCCAACCGGGCAAAATTCACCAGTCGTTTACGGTGCGAGAACCCTCCGGCCATCAGATTAAATTTAATTCCAGCCATGTGGTGGGTCTGGTCTAG
- a CDS encoding response regulator transcription factor, with translation MIKILVIEDEVAVRANIAELLHEEEYQVITAENGFVGILWAQEHLPDLIICDMMMPALDGRDVLKALREDSITESIPFIFLTARADKSDIRVGMNLGADDYLTKPFSRQELLETVEARLQKHQSHERRYQKAHERAASLQQQVQELQQGQENKVKDLEQRLQGAAPKLSKAIKLLINIPPGVYRNSCLELLQDTFDEEIVAIKELPDFSELSADNDLDLLQELSLI, from the coding sequence ATGATCAAGATTCTTGTTATTGAAGACGAAGTTGCAGTGCGCGCCAATATCGCAGAGCTACTTCATGAAGAAGAGTATCAGGTGATTACGGCAGAGAATGGTTTCGTTGGCATTCTGTGGGCACAGGAGCACTTGCCAGACCTAATCATCTGCGACATGATGATGCCCGCCCTCGATGGCCGTGATGTATTAAAGGCCCTACGTGAAGATTCCATCACTGAATCCATCCCGTTTATCTTTTTAACTGCCAGAGCAGACAAGAGCGATATCCGAGTGGGAATGAATCTAGGGGCAGATGACTATCTGACAAAGCCCTTTTCTCGCCAAGAGCTGCTAGAAACCGTTGAGGCCAGACTGCAGAAACATCAGAGTCACGAACGTCGATACCAGAAGGCCCATGAGCGTGCTGCATCTTTACAGCAGCAAGTTCAAGAACTGCAGCAAGGCCAAGAAAATAAAGTCAAAGATCTAGAGCAGCGTCTGCAAGGCGCTGCGCCGAAGCTCAGTAAAGCCATTAAGCTACTGATCAATATTCCCCCTGGCGTCTATCGCAATAGCTGTCTTGAGCTACTGCAGGACACCTTCGATGAAGAGATCGTCGCCATTAAAGAGCTACCCGATTTCTCAGAACTGTCAGCGGACAATGACTTAGACCTCTTACAGGAGCTGAGCTTAATCTAA